From a region of the Flavobacterium sediminilitoris genome:
- the truA gene encoding tRNA pseudouridine(38-40) synthase TruA codes for MRYFIEFAYNGKNYFGFQKQPDAISIQETLDKALNLLFKTTIEIVGAGRTDSGVHAKQMYAHFDYDNEIDTAFWIKKLNSYLPKDIVIYTIFKVHNDAHARFDAISRTYEYYIHTFKDVFLHEGSWHYYNTLDVNKMNEACKILFEYIDFECFSKVHTDVNTFNCKISEAFWQQNGHHLVFTITADRFLRNMVRAIVGTMINIGIGKVSITDFKAIIESKSRKEAGFSVPAHGLYLVKVKYPYI; via the coding sequence TTGAGATATTTTATTGAGTTCGCGTATAATGGGAAAAATTATTTTGGGTTTCAAAAACAACCTGATGCTATTTCTATACAAGAAACACTAGACAAAGCCTTAAATCTATTATTTAAAACCACTATAGAAATTGTTGGAGCTGGCAGAACTGACAGCGGTGTTCATGCAAAACAAATGTATGCACATTTTGATTATGACAATGAAATTGATACGGCTTTTTGGATAAAAAAACTAAATTCATACTTACCAAAAGATATTGTCATTTATACTATTTTTAAGGTTCATAATGATGCTCATGCTCGTTTTGATGCCATAAGTAGAACTTATGAATATTATATACATACTTTTAAAGACGTTTTTTTACACGAAGGAAGTTGGCATTACTACAATACACTTGATGTAAATAAAATGAATGAGGCTTGTAAAATTCTATTTGAATATATAGATTTTGAATGTTTTTCAAAAGTACATACCGATGTTAATACTTTTAATTGTAAAATTTCTGAAGCTTTTTGGCAACAAAACGGACATCATTTAGTCTTTACAATTACAGCAGATCGATTTCTTCGCAACATGGTTAGAGCGATTGTGGGAACAATGATAAACATAGGAATAGGAAAAGTTTCTATTACCGATTTTAAAGCAATAATTGAAAGTAAAAGCAGAAAAGAAGCTGGTTTTTCAGTTCCTGCACACGGATTATATTTAGTAAAAGTAAAATATCCATATATTTAA
- a CDS encoding metallophosphoesterase family protein, with protein sequence MRKILLLSDTHSYIDDQIMKYVRQADEVWHAGDIGDLIVTDTIKKEKPLRAVFGNIDNHEARKEFPLHNRFMCEGVDVWITHIGGYPDKYNVEVREEIRKNPPKLFICGHSHILKVMPDKKLNLLHMNPGAIGKHGFHQIRTMLRFEIDGDKIQNLEVIEVGKK encoded by the coding sequence ATGAGAAAAATACTATTACTTTCAGATACCCATAGTTATATAGATGATCAGATCATGAAATATGTTCGTCAAGCAGATGAAGTTTGGCATGCAGGAGATATAGGAGATTTGATAGTAACAGATACTATTAAAAAAGAGAAACCTTTACGAGCTGTTTTTGGCAATATAGATAATCATGAAGCTCGGAAAGAGTTTCCTTTGCATAATAGGTTTATGTGTGAAGGAGTTGATGTTTGGATTACTCATATAGGAGGTTATCCAGATAAGTATAATGTTGAAGTAAGAGAGGAAATAAGAAAAAATCCTCCAAAGCTTTTTATTTGTGGACATTCGCATATTTTAAAAGTGATGCCTGATAAAAAATTGAATTTGCTACACATGAATCCAGGAGCAATAGGCAAACATGGATTTCATCAAATACGAACAATGTTGCGCTTTGAAATTGATGGTGATAAAATTCAGAATTTAGAAGTGATTGAAGTAGGGAAGAAGTAG
- a CDS encoding DUF4293 domain-containing protein translates to MIQRIQTLYLIISIAMTAILPFFFPLWKEAENEVAVYFTSSVSYMVLFGSISLLTLISIFSYKKRQTQFVLNRLSIILNFILLGFFVYRTLSLSGETEVSEKGIGIVLPAISIVLLVLANRAIKKDEDLVKSVDRLR, encoded by the coding sequence ATGATTCAAAGAATTCAAACTTTATATTTGATTATTAGTATTGCAATGACAGCAATACTCCCTTTCTTTTTCCCTTTGTGGAAAGAAGCAGAAAATGAAGTTGCCGTATACTTTACTTCGTCTGTATCATATATGGTTTTATTTGGATCAATATCATTGTTAACCCTAATTAGTATATTTAGTTATAAAAAAAGACAAACACAATTTGTTTTAAACAGGTTGTCAATAATATTAAACTTTATTTTACTAGGATTTTTTGTGTATCGAACACTAAGCTTATCTGGAGAAACGGAAGTTTCAGAGAAAGGTATTGGGATTGTACTTCCTGCCATTTCTATCGTTTTACTTGTTCTGGCAAACAGAGCAATTAAAAAGGACGAAGATCTCGTAAAATCTGTGGATCGATTGCGATAA
- the rho gene encoding transcription termination factor Rho has protein sequence MFDIEVLKEMKLSDLQEIAKVAKVKKYRTLKKEDLIYQILDVQAANPDTIKAEDSFKKEVEADTKPKRTRVSTTKVEKKVQPVKEETLFSEEKEIPVKPIAKPIPNKPVKQAPAKVVKEKQAPIAKEEVSKEVVEKKDNPKEVLSEATKQSTPETPSAKQNLPQKNVNHKANQNNPNHPAYKKPNGNNGNSNPKANFREPDYEFDGIIESEGVLEMMPDGYGFLRSSDYNYLASPDDIYLSTSQIRLFGLKTGDTVKGVVRPPKEGEKYFPLVRVLKINGHDPQVVRDRVSFEHLTPVFPKEKFRLAEKGSTLSTRIIDLFSPIGKGQRGMIVAQPKTGKTMLLKDVANAIAANHPEVYMIVLLIDERPEEVTDMQRSVKAEVVASTFDREPQEHVKIANIVLEKAKRLVECGHDVVILLDSITRLARAYNTVQPASGKVLSGGVDAGALQKPKRFFGAARNVENGGSLSIIATALTDTGSKMDEVIFEEFKGTGNMELQLDRRISNKRIFPAIDLVSSSTRRDDLLLDDNAIQRMWILRKYLADMNPIEAMEFIEKRIKTTRNNEEFLISMNE, from the coding sequence ATGTTTGATATTGAAGTATTAAAAGAGATGAAACTCTCTGACTTACAAGAAATTGCAAAAGTTGCAAAAGTTAAAAAATATAGAACACTAAAAAAAGAAGACCTTATTTATCAAATTTTAGATGTTCAAGCGGCTAACCCTGATACAATTAAGGCTGAAGATAGCTTTAAAAAGGAAGTAGAAGCCGATACAAAGCCTAAAAGAACTAGGGTTTCAACTACTAAAGTAGAGAAGAAAGTTCAGCCAGTTAAAGAAGAAACTCTTTTCTCAGAAGAAAAAGAAATTCCTGTAAAACCAATAGCTAAACCAATTCCAAATAAACCTGTTAAACAGGCTCCTGCTAAAGTAGTTAAAGAGAAGCAAGCTCCTATTGCTAAAGAAGAAGTTTCTAAAGAGGTTGTAGAAAAGAAAGATAATCCCAAAGAAGTATTATCAGAAGCAACAAAACAAAGCACTCCAGAAACACCATCTGCTAAACAAAATTTACCTCAAAAAAATGTAAATCATAAAGCAAATCAGAATAATCCAAATCATCCTGCATATAAAAAGCCAAATGGTAATAATGGAAATTCAAATCCTAAAGCAAACTTTAGAGAACCAGATTATGAATTTGATGGAATTATTGAAAGTGAAGGTGTTTTAGAAATGATGCCAGATGGTTATGGTTTTCTTCGTTCATCAGATTATAATTACTTAGCTTCACCAGATGATATTTATTTATCAACTTCTCAAATAAGATTATTTGGATTAAAAACAGGAGATACAGTAAAAGGAGTAGTACGTCCTCCAAAAGAAGGAGAAAAATATTTCCCATTAGTTAGAGTCTTAAAGATAAATGGTCATGATCCTCAAGTTGTTCGTGATAGAGTATCATTTGAACACTTAACGCCTGTTTTTCCTAAAGAAAAATTTAGACTAGCAGAAAAAGGAAGTACATTGTCTACTCGTATTATTGATTTGTTTTCTCCAATAGGAAAAGGACAACGTGGAATGATTGTTGCCCAACCTAAAACAGGTAAAACAATGTTGCTAAAAGATGTAGCAAATGCAATTGCAGCTAATCATCCAGAAGTATATATGATTGTTTTGCTAATTGATGAAAGACCAGAGGAAGTTACAGATATGCAACGTAGCGTTAAAGCAGAAGTTGTAGCCTCTACTTTTGATAGAGAACCACAAGAGCATGTGAAAATTGCTAATATCGTTTTAGAAAAAGCAAAGCGTTTAGTAGAATGTGGACATGATGTTGTAATTCTTTTAGATTCAATTACTCGTTTAGCAAGAGCTTATAATACGGTACAACCTGCTTCAGGAAAAGTGTTGAGTGGTGGAGTTGATGCAGGAGCTTTGCAAAAACCCAAACGTTTCTTTGGAGCTGCTCGTAATGTAGAAAATGGAGGTTCTTTAAGTATTATTGCAACTGCACTTACAGATACTGGTTCTAAAATGGATGAAGTTATCTTTGAAGAATTCAAAGGAACAGGTAATATGGAGTTACAATTAGACAGAAGAATTTCTAATAAACGTATTTTCCCAGCAATTGATCTTGTTTCGTCTAGTACGCGTAGAGATGATTTACTATTAGATGATAATGCTATTCAAAGAATGTGGATATTACGTAAATATTTAGCAGATATGAATCCTATTGAAGCTATGGAGTTTATTGAGAAAAGAATTAAAACTACTCGTAATAACGAAGAGTTTTTAATTTCAATGAATGAATAG